The Mangifera indica cultivar Alphonso chromosome 8, CATAS_Mindica_2.1, whole genome shotgun sequence genome has a window encoding:
- the LOC123223949 gene encoding classical arabinogalactan protein 6-like, which translates to MARQFVVVFALAFLAVAALVSAQSPKAAPSGQPTAAPPQQSKKNSPPPSKQTPPPTDSSEAPKSSSGGSPSKSPSSDSEAPTSSSKAPSSSNSESASAPSPVDETSSPPAPSTTDSTAADTPTAEAPTGEEEASGAGALQVSALAGFAAAAGFLFF; encoded by the coding sequence atggCACGTCAATTCGTCGTCGTTTTTGCCCTCGCTTTCCTGGCGGTTGCTGCTTTAGTTTCCGCTCAGTCTCCCAAGGCTGCTCCATCAGGCCAGCCTACCGCCGCACCTCCACAGCAGTCAAAGAAAAATTCTCCACCGCCGTCAAAGCAAACTCCGCCTCCCACTGATTCCTCCGAAGCTCCCAAGTCCTCCAGCGGCGGTTCCCCCTCCAAGTCTCCTTCCTCCGATTCCGAAGCTCCGACATCTTCCTCCAAGGCCCCATCCTCCTCCAACTCCGAATCCGCCTCCGCCCCCTCCCCCGTTGATGAGACCTCCTCCCCACCGGCTCCTTCCACCACTGACTCCACCGCCGCTGATACCCCCACTGCCGAGGCTCCCACCGGCGAAGAAGAAGCATCCGGTGCTGGTGCTCTCCAGGTCTCAGCTCTTGCCGGTTTCGCCGCCGCTGCCGGCTTCCTCTTCTTCTAA
- the LOC123222623 gene encoding mitochondrial inner membrane protease ATP23-like, translating into MAEESAVKSSPTVMGSGGLTVEECEDMIQRSFRTPMVKFLKENLEKTGCAFGDNFIKAVHCDQKVSGGYVAGEGIMVCSNHMDIQDDVNQVVIHELIHAYDECRAANLNWANCAHHACSEIRAGHLSGDCHYKRELLRGYMKIRGHEQDCVRRRALKSVIANPYCSEAAAKDAIKEVWDVCYNDTQPFDRAP; encoded by the exons ATGGCAGAGGAATCAGCCGTGAAGTCATCACCCACTGTTATGGGCAGTGGTGGTCTAACTGTAGAGGAATGCGAAGACATGATTCAGAGAAGTTTCAGAA CCCCAATGGTGAAATTCTTGAAGGAGAATTTAGAGAAAACTGGGTGTGCATTTGGGGACAATTTCATCAAGGCTGTTCATTGTGATCAAAAAGTTAGCGGGGGCTATGTTGCTGGTGAAGgg ATAATGGTGTGTAGTAATCACATGGACATACAAGATGATGTCAACCAAGTAGTTATACATGAGCTAATTCATGCATATGATGAATGTCGTGCTGCAAACTTGAACTGGGCTAATTGTGCTCATCATGCCTGTAGTGAG ATTCGTGCGGGCCATTTGAGTGGTGATTGTCACTACAAACGGGAATTGTTGCGAGGTTACATGAAGATAAGAGGCCATGAACAA GACTGTGTGAGAAGAAGAGCTTTGAAGTCAGTGATTGCTAATCCTTACTGCTCAGAAGCAGCTGCAAAGGATGCCATCAAAGAAGTGTGGGATGTATGTTACAATGATACACAGCCCTTTGACAGAGCTCCTTAA